The DNA segment CAGCACTTCTAGCGCTTGATTTTTCCTTCCCAGCACAAAAGATAACCATAAATTTATCCCCTTCAGATCTACCAAAGAGTGGCTCACATCTTGATCTAGCTATCGCTCTTCTTATAGCTCTTCAAAAGACAAAAAGCTTAGAGAAAATTTTTGTATTTGGCGAGCTCGGGCTTGATGGAAGCGTAAAAAGCACAGCAAATTTATTTTCTATTTTACTTTTTTTAAGCACGCAGGTAAAAAACGTAAAAGTCTTAGTGTCAAAAGAGATAGCGCAAAAAGCTTCTATGATCCCAAATTTAGAGATTTATGCGGTTAGTACTCTAGAGGAAGCGATTAGATTTTTTAATGACGCAGAATTTGCAAAAAGTATACGTTTTAACGCCACTCATGAACTATTTTCAAATGTGATAGAAATTTCTGGCAAAAGATATGTTCCAAATTTAAACTTCGAGCTTGACTTTAGGGATGTTTTGGGTCAGGATCGCGCAAAAAGAGCCTGCGTTATTGCGGCCGTTGGTATGCACAATATTTTATTTGAAGGCAGCCCAGGAAGCGGCAAAAGTATGTGCGCAAAACGCCTAGTTTATATCATGGCGCCACAAAGCTTAGAAGAGGTGCTAAAGTCTGCCGCTTACCGCTCTTTAAATCTTCAAGATAGTGAATTTACAAGCACTAGAGCTTTTCGCTCACCACATCATACCTCGACAAAAAGTTCAATATTTGGTGGTGGCTCAAATGTCGCAAAGATCGGCGAAATCGCACTTGCAAATGGTGGAGTGCTATTTTTTGACGAATTTCCACACTTTTCTAAACAAGTGATCGAGAGTCTTAGAGAGCCACTAGAGGACAATCAAATCCACATCGCAAGAGTGAATTCAAAAGTGACTTATGAAACGAAATTTATCTTTGTAGCAGCTCAAAATCCTTGCCCTTGCGGAAATTTATTCTCTCGCAATCTAAATTGCAAATGCAGCGAAAACGAGATAAAAAACTATAAATCAAGAATTTCAGCTCCAGTGCTTGACCGCATTGATTTAAAAGTTGCTATGGACGAGAGTTCGCCAGGTGACAAGGCGAGTTTGAGCTCACAACAGATGAGCGATATGGTTTTA comes from the Campylobacter concisus ATCC 51562 genome and includes:
- a CDS encoding YifB family Mg chelatase-like AAA ATPase, whose translation is MKSLRCATYGDGLKIIDVESIFSRGLPGFSIVGLASTSIKESTERVKAALLALDFSFPAQKITINLSPSDLPKSGSHLDLAIALLIALQKTKSLEKIFVFGELGLDGSVKSTANLFSILLFLSTQVKNVKVLVSKEIAQKASMIPNLEIYAVSTLEEAIRFFNDAEFAKSIRFNATHELFSNVIEISGKRYVPNLNFELDFRDVLGQDRAKRACVIAAVGMHNILFEGSPGSGKSMCAKRLVYIMAPQSLEEVLKSAAYRSLNLQDSEFTSTRAFRSPHHTSTKSSIFGGGSNVAKIGEIALANGGVLFFDEFPHFSKQVIESLREPLEDNQIHIARVNSKVTYETKFIFVAAQNPCPCGNLFSRNLNCKCSENEIKNYKSRISAPVLDRIDLKVAMDESSPGDKASLSSQQMSDMVLKAFMFQKKRDQDELNGKLNDAQVEKFCLLDNEAREILQKAASRYNLSQRGIKRTLRVARSIADLDESEQILKPHILEALSFRA